From a region of the Methanolinea sp. genome:
- a CDS encoding formylmethanofuran dehydrogenase subunit A: MSEYLIKNGFVFDPVQGIRGDKADVAVRDGTIVDNVSSGAKVIDAAGKTVMAGAVEIHAHIAGPKVNEGRNYRPEDKLFTYRPKGKGSRMAGGFSIPTTFKTGYEYARMGYTTAMEAAMPPLFARHVHEEIRDTPIIDEGAYPVFGNNWFVMEYLKNGEIENTAAYIAWLLRASKGYAIKVVNPGGTEAWSWGLNCLTVNDPVPYFDITPAEIMTGLMQANEYLGLPHSMHVHQNSLGNPGNYTVTLDSLKLAEKIRPNNKFGRDTVLHSTHLQFHSYGGDNWGNFESKSKEVMDYVNKQKNITIDTGCVTLDETTTMTADGPFEHHLTELNHLKWANIDVELETGSGVVPYVYSPDIKVCEIQWAIGLEIALMTRDHMRTFITTDHPNAGPFTRYPRIIKWLMSAEARKERIESFKHGAKMVDATYIAGMDRELSLYELAQMTRAGPAKALGLANIYGGLAPGMDADVAVYNFNPERSYKPDEIEKAFSAAAFVMKAGTPVVVDGEIVSNGNKRTLWVDAKTSENPQVMRDIRDKFLKYYSVNMNNYDVAGHFLTNPRVIEVDAAR, translated from the coding sequence ATGTCCGAGTATCTGATAAAGAACGGGTTTGTCTTTGACCCGGTGCAGGGGATCAGGGGGGACAAGGCGGACGTTGCGGTCAGGGACGGCACGATCGTGGACAACGTGTCGTCCGGCGCAAAAGTGATCGATGCTGCCGGCAAGACGGTGATGGCCGGTGCCGTGGAGATCCACGCCCACATTGCCGGGCCCAAGGTGAACGAGGGGCGGAACTACCGGCCCGAGGACAAGTTGTTCACCTACAGGCCGAAGGGGAAGGGGAGCCGGATGGCCGGCGGGTTCTCGATCCCGACCACCTTCAAGACCGGGTATGAGTATGCCCGGATGGGGTATACCACGGCCATGGAAGCGGCGATGCCCCCGCTCTTTGCCCGGCACGTGCACGAAGAGATCCGTGACACGCCCATCATCGACGAGGGGGCTTACCCGGTGTTCGGGAACAACTGGTTCGTGATGGAGTATCTCAAGAACGGCGAGATCGAGAACACCGCTGCGTATATCGCCTGGCTGCTCAGGGCGTCCAAGGGCTACGCGATCAAGGTGGTCAACCCCGGCGGCACGGAAGCATGGAGCTGGGGGCTGAACTGCCTGACCGTGAACGACCCGGTGCCCTACTTCGACATCACGCCGGCCGAGATCATGACCGGCCTGATGCAGGCCAACGAGTACCTGGGCCTGCCTCACTCCATGCACGTGCACCAGAACAGCCTGGGCAACCCCGGCAACTATACCGTGACTCTCGACTCCCTGAAACTGGCCGAGAAGATCAGGCCCAACAACAAGTTCGGGCGGGACACGGTGCTGCACTCCACCCACCTGCAGTTCCACTCCTACGGCGGGGACAACTGGGGCAACTTCGAGTCCAAGTCAAAGGAGGTGATGGACTACGTCAACAAGCAGAAGAACATCACCATCGATACCGGTTGTGTGACCCTCGATGAGACCACCACCATGACCGCAGACGGGCCGTTCGAGCACCACCTGACCGAACTCAACCACCTCAAGTGGGCCAACATCGATGTCGAACTCGAGACCGGGTCCGGCGTGGTGCCCTACGTGTACAGCCCGGACATCAAGGTCTGCGAGATCCAGTGGGCTATCGGGCTCGAGATCGCTCTCATGACCAGGGACCACATGCGGACGTTCATCACCACCGACCACCCTAACGCCGGACCGTTCACCCGCTACCCCCGGATTATCAAGTGGCTGATGAGTGCCGAGGCCAGGAAAGAGAGGATCGAATCGTTCAAGCATGGCGCAAAGATGGTCGATGCTACCTACATCGCCGGTATGGACAGGGAACTCTCGCTCTACGAACTCGCCCAGATGACCCGGGCCGGGCCGGCAAAGGCGCTCGGGCTCGCGAACATCTACGGCGGGCTCGCACCAGGTATGGACGCCGATGTCGCGGTCTACAACTTCAACCCCGAGAGATCATACAAGCCCGATGAGATCGAGAAGGCGTTCTCCGCAGCGGCGTTCGTAATGAAGGCCGGAACACCGGTGGTCGTCGATGGCGAGATCGTCTCAAACGGCAACAAGCGGACGCTCTGGGTCGACGCAAAGACCAGCGAGAACCCCCAGGTCATGCGAGATATCCGTGACAAGTTCCTCAAGTACTACAGCGTGAACATGAACAACTATGACGTGGCCGGCCACTTCCTGACCAACCCCAGGGTCATCGAGGTCGATGCCGCCCGGTGA
- a CDS encoding formylmethanofuran dehydrogenase subunit C → METVTLTIKTQPVLFLEADNISPDVFAGKTAAEIAALHAYEGREQTTIGKYFEVSGNAGATAAGTRIVVKGDVSRIKYIGMKMTAGEVVIEKSPDMYTGAWMQGGKLLVRGSTNAFTGIGMKGGELVVEGDTGNYLGAAYRGDWRGMQGGTIRVKGNAGSDTGYFMNGGTIIVEGSTDVHVGTHMEGGTIIIKGNAPSKVGGQMVEGTIYVFGAIDVMMPGFKYVKDEELEVDGYKGLFSLFHGDLGERHPKRKGQIVYGKLYQKI, encoded by the coding sequence ATGGAAACGGTAACACTTACCATAAAGACCCAGCCGGTACTCTTCCTCGAAGCGGACAACATCTCTCCGGATGTCTTTGCCGGGAAAACGGCTGCCGAGATAGCGGCGCTGCATGCCTACGAAGGCCGGGAGCAGACCACAATCGGCAAGTACTTTGAAGTGTCCGGGAACGCTGGGGCCACTGCGGCAGGTACCAGGATAGTTGTAAAAGGGGATGTCTCCCGGATCAAGTACATCGGCATGAAGATGACGGCAGGGGAAGTCGTCATAGAAAAAAGTCCCGACATGTATACAGGCGCCTGGATGCAGGGTGGAAAGCTCTTGGTCAGGGGCAGTACCAATGCTTTCACCGGTATCGGCATGAAAGGCGGCGAGCTGGTCGTTGAAGGTGATACCGGCAACTACCTGGGCGCCGCGTACCGCGGTGACTGGCGGGGGATGCAGGGCGGCACCATCCGGGTCAAGGGCAATGCCGGGTCCGACACCGGTTACTTCATGAACGGTGGTACCATCATCGTTGAAGGCAGTACGGACGTCCATGTTGGCACCCACATGGAGGGCGGCACCATCATCATCAAGGGAAACGCTCCGAGCAAGGTGGGGGGACAGATGGTGGAGGGAACGATTTACGTCTTTGGGGCCATCGATGTGATGATGCCGGGGTTCAAGTACGTGAAGGACGAAGAACTGGAAGTCGATGGATACAAGGGGCTCTTCTCACTCTTCCACGGCGATCTTGGTGAACGCCATCCCAAGCGTAAAGGTCAGATCGTATACGGGAAATTGTACCAGAAGATCTAA
- a CDS encoding formylmethanofuran dehydrogenase subunit B yields the protein MTKTVTDVLCPFCGTLCDDLEVVVTDDGKTIVDVYNACAIGAEKFMHAQAKDRVKRPRMQQADGTYKEVSYDEAVEYTAQMLANARKPLMYGWSSTSCEAQSVGHEIAEKVGAIVDNTATVCHGTTLIAVQDVGIPSCTLGEIKNRADRILFWGCNPAHAHPRHQSRYSIFPRGFFTNKGHKNRKVVVVDPRRTDTAKMADYHFQIEQGRDYELLSAFRVAIRGEWLPDTVAGIPKERIYEAAEMLKSGRFGIIFFGMGVTQSLSKNHNIDNAIMLTKDLNDYTKFSIMAMRGHYNVTGSGQVMGWQFGFPYATDLSRGFARYNPGETTSNDLLVRGEVDAVFVIGSDPGAHFPISSVKKISQLPSVCVDPHITPTSEVSKLHVPVAFVGVEVGGNCYRMDNVPIDARKVVDPPEGMLTDEEFLTRVNQRLDQLMEVE from the coding sequence ATGACCAAGACAGTTACGGATGTTCTCTGTCCCTTCTGCGGGACTCTTTGCGACGACCTTGAGGTAGTGGTCACGGACGACGGCAAGACCATCGTGGACGTGTACAACGCCTGTGCGATCGGGGCGGAGAAGTTCATGCACGCCCAGGCCAAGGACCGGGTGAAGCGTCCGCGGATGCAACAGGCGGACGGCACCTACAAGGAAGTCTCGTATGACGAGGCCGTAGAGTATACGGCGCAGATGCTGGCCAACGCCAGGAAGCCGCTGATGTATGGGTGGAGTTCAACGAGTTGCGAGGCTCAGAGCGTCGGGCACGAGATTGCCGAGAAGGTCGGTGCGATTGTAGACAACACGGCAACGGTGTGCCACGGCACGACATTGATTGCCGTCCAGGACGTTGGTATCCCGAGTTGCACGCTCGGGGAGATCAAGAACCGGGCCGACCGGATCCTGTTCTGGGGTTGCAACCCGGCTCACGCGCACCCTCGGCACCAGTCGCGCTACTCGATCTTTCCCCGTGGATTCTTCACCAACAAGGGTCACAAGAACCGGAAGGTGGTAGTAGTAGATCCACGGAGGACCGACACTGCCAAGATGGCCGACTACCACTTCCAGATCGAGCAGGGCCGGGACTACGAGTTACTCTCGGCGTTCCGGGTAGCGATTCGCGGTGAATGGCTACCGGACACCGTGGCCGGGATTCCCAAGGAGAGGATCTACGAGGCCGCCGAAATGCTCAAGAGCGGCCGGTTCGGGATCATCTTCTTCGGCATGGGTGTGACCCAGTCTCTCTCGAAGAACCATAACATCGACAACGCCATCATGCTGACCAAGGATCTCAACGACTACACCAAGTTCAGCATCATGGCCATGCGGGGCCACTACAACGTGACCGGCTCCGGCCAGGTCATGGGCTGGCAGTTCGGCTTCCCGTATGCTACCGACCTCTCCCGTGGGTTTGCGCGGTATAACCCCGGCGAGACCACGTCCAACGACCTGCTGGTCCGCGGCGAGGTCGATGCGGTGTTCGTGATCGGCAGCGACCCTGGCGCCCACTTCCCGATCAGCTCGGTGAAGAAGATCTCCCAGTTGCCTTCAGTCTGCGTCGACCCCCACATCACACCCACCAGCGAGGTCTCCAAACTCCACGTCCCGGTCGCCTTCGTGGGTGTTGAGGTCGGCGGCAACTGCTATCGCATGGACAACGTCCCGATCGATGCCCGCAAGGTTGTCGACCCGCCGGAAGGCATGCTCACCGACGAAGAGTTCCTGACCCGGGTCAACCAGCGTCTCGATCAGCTGATGGAGGTGGAGTAA